GCCCACTTTTGCCCAATCAGCGCATCCGGTAAAGGTTGGGGCGGCTGGGGTTGGTATTGGACAGAGGGATTCGGGCCAACCGCTTGGTAGCCCGGTTGCTGGGGATAAACTTCTTGGAACCGCTCTTGCAGCCACCGATACAGTGTAAAAGTTCGGCGGCTCAGCTGAGCGGAAATGCCCAACTCATCGCAGGCTTTCACAATCATTTTGGTCATCGGGCGGCGGAAGAAGCGGATTTTTTGTGGAGGTTCAGGTGCCCTAGCGATCGCTTCTTCCAACGTCGTTCGCAGCCAGATCGAATTTACCGTGGTATTCGGGCAAAACTCGGCGTAACGAAACAGGGACTCAGGTTTGGTGCGGATATCCAATGGACTCTCGCACACCAATAACTCCCAAACCTTTTTCTGTTGTTCGTCCAAAATTGGACGCGAATAAAAATCTAATTCCCAAACTGTTCCCATGCCGCGCCGTTAAAATCTGGTCACTTCCTTCATAATACTTTTGAAGCATCCTTTTACTCATGATTTACATCGACGGTTCCTACGGAGAAGGCGGCGGACAGGTTTTACGGACTTCTCTCAGCCTGGCGGCGATCGCCGGTCATCCGATCCAGATTGGGCGGGTTCGGGCGGGACGCAAAAAGCCTGGACTCGCTGCCCAACACTTAACGGCTGTGCGTGCCGCTGCTGCCATCTGCGGAGCAAAAGTGCAGGGGGATACCTTAGGTTCAACGGCTTTAGAGTTTATTCCGGGTGATTCAATCCAACCTGGAAAATACACGTTTGATGTCACCGAAGCACAGGAAGGCGGTTCGGCGGGTGCTATCACTTTGGTTTTGCAGACAATTTTGCTGCCCTTAGCGAT
This genomic stretch from Coleofasciculus sp. FACHB-1120 harbors:
- a CDS encoding Tab2/Atab2 family RNA-binding protein — encoded protein: MGTVWELDFYSRPILDEQQKKVWELLVCESPLDIRTKPESLFRYAEFCPNTTVNSIWLRTTLEEAIARAPEPPQKIRFFRRPMTKMIVKACDELGISAQLSRRTFTLYRWLQERFQEVYPQQPGYQAVGPNPSVQYQPQPPQPLPDALIGQKWAFVTLSAAAFEEMHEWDIGFREAFPLIGLGDFAPLPPETPIPGVVIFSPRAVPMAGWMSGIEPAFLKFNRNTPPRLLLETGESNSWILASIKDAKTLTEAENFEDAKRKAGMLHFLAIQSDPQAESFAGFWLMQELPLG